One region of Salinirubrum litoreum genomic DNA includes:
- a CDS encoding nucleotide pyrophosphohydrolase — MTDLEDLQLRYEQFVAQRNWEQFHTPKNLAEAISVEASELVECFLWHDNLKPDELQKNENLVTDVEEELADIVIYCLGMATRLDIDLLDAVEAKLEDNEQRFDPEKTDTINEELSQWQRENR; from the coding sequence ATGACCGATCTCGAGGACCTCCAGCTTCGATACGAACAGTTCGTTGCCCAGAGAAACTGGGAGCAGTTTCATACCCCGAAGAATCTCGCAGAAGCAATCAGCGTCGAAGCGAGCGAACTGGTAGAATGCTTCCTCTGGCACGACAACCTCAAACCAGACGAACTCCAGAAGAACGAGAACCTCGTTACAGACGTCGAAGAGGAACTCGCTGATATCGTGATCTACTGTCTGGGGATGGCAACCAGACTCGATATCGACCTGCTCGATGCAGTCGAAGCAAAACTCGAGGATAACGAGCAGCGATTCGACCCTGAGAAGACAGACACGATCAACGAAGAGCTCTCCCAGTGGCAACGAGAAAACCGGTAG